Proteins found in one Mucilaginibacter gracilis genomic segment:
- a CDS encoding heparinase II/III family protein: MNKKNIIIGLTALVATMQPKITVANTLATVIDSADVTKPVAPLVPLDMQRVAEVAAMLPLTPQGFGDTYHNRLAWGKLYSNVKYHKVISTAEALLNKPFPAWNDAAYLMYFTKGTRPEGEKMMGNRLGWLAPLVWAECLENKGRFVPTIQMVLNELIHQKSWSLPAHDKKKQNIDGRNYTVDLGAAGFAHNVAQAVYLLDDKLTPQLRADVLAEMEKHVFKPVLQSVATGNNNSYWLTVTSNWNSVCLAGVTGAALAIIPDREERGKFVTIAERYAKNSVAGFTNEGYCTEGLGYYDYGFSKYILLRENIWQATNKTINLFADPKIKRIASYVPNLEIINNVYPNIADCHVGVKAPAALLWYCSRNLGLGLQKYDSLTFAGGTATLTDDVMRAFPNSASQSKVNSNTSALAFGLRSYFKQAGVLIERPLAGSKANIGAALKGGNNNEIHNHNDVGSFSVVVGDEMLMGDPGGPSFYTAKTFGPERYSYKLLSSYGHPVPLVAGVEQQEGAASEAKVLNATFTDKQDEFVMDISSAYPVPALSKLVRTFTYNRDDAGFLTVKDDFAFKTNQKFEFTLITRAQWKQIAPNQIEFDGKTQKMIATISTKSGFAVKAETIVEDAPAFKRIGIVLPPAEAGAITVTFRPVK; this comes from the coding sequence ATGAACAAAAAAAACATTATTATAGGTTTAACAGCATTGGTTGCCACAATGCAGCCAAAAATTACCGTTGCCAACACTTTGGCAACGGTAATTGATAGCGCAGACGTAACTAAACCCGTGGCACCGCTTGTACCGTTGGATATGCAAAGGGTTGCCGAGGTTGCGGCAATGCTGCCGCTAACGCCACAAGGTTTTGGTGATACTTACCACAACCGTTTGGCATGGGGTAAGTTATATAGCAATGTAAAATACCATAAAGTTATAAGTACTGCCGAGGCGCTGTTAAACAAGCCCTTCCCGGCATGGAACGATGCTGCGTATTTGATGTACTTTACCAAAGGCACCAGGCCCGAAGGTGAGAAAATGATGGGCAACAGGTTAGGCTGGCTGGCTCCGCTGGTTTGGGCCGAGTGCCTGGAGAACAAAGGCAGGTTTGTGCCAACCATCCAAATGGTGCTGAACGAGCTGATCCATCAAAAATCGTGGTCGTTGCCGGCGCATGATAAAAAGAAACAGAATATTGACGGCCGTAATTACACGGTTGATCTTGGCGCTGCCGGGTTTGCCCACAATGTAGCACAGGCTGTTTATTTGTTAGATGACAAGCTAACGCCACAACTACGCGCCGATGTTTTAGCCGAAATGGAAAAGCATGTTTTTAAGCCCGTTCTACAGTCGGTTGCTACGGGGAATAACAATAGTTATTGGCTAACTGTAACCAGTAACTGGAACTCCGTTTGTTTGGCCGGGGTTACCGGGGCGGCTTTAGCTATCATTCCGGATAGGGAAGAGCGGGGCAAATTTGTAACCATCGCCGAAAGGTACGCTAAAAACAGTGTTGCCGGGTTTACCAACGAGGGCTATTGCACCGAAGGTTTAGGGTATTATGATTATGGCTTTAGTAAATATATTTTGCTGCGCGAAAACATTTGGCAGGCTACAAACAAAACCATAAACCTGTTTGCCGACCCTAAGATAAAACGCATTGCAAGCTATGTACCCAACCTGGAAATTATAAATAATGTTTACCCCAACATTGCCGATTGCCATGTGGGCGTAAAAGCGCCTGCCGCCCTGCTTTGGTATTGCAGCCGTAATTTAGGCTTGGGATTGCAAAAATACGACAGCCTTACCTTTGCCGGCGGAACAGCCACCCTTACCGACGATGTGATGCGCGCCTTCCCAAACTCGGCTTCCCAAAGTAAGGTTAACAGCAATACATCGGCATTAGCTTTTGGTTTGCGCTCGTACTTTAAACAGGCGGGTGTATTGATTGAACGGCCGCTTGCAGGTTCAAAAGCAAATATAGGCGCAGCTTTAAAGGGCGGTAATAATAACGAGATACATAACCATAATGATGTTGGCTCGTTTAGCGTGGTGGTAGGTGATGAAATGCTGATGGGCGACCCCGGTGGGCCATCATTTTATACAGCCAAAACCTTTGGCCCCGAAAGGTATAGTTATAAACTGCTTTCATCCTATGGGCACCCCGTGCCTTTGGTGGCAGGTGTGGAGCAACAGGAAGGCGCTGCTTCAGAAGCCAAGGTGTTAAATGCCACTTTTACCGATAAGCAGGACGAGTTTGTGATGGATATTTCGTCGGCATACCCCGTACCTGCATTGAGCAAGCTCGTGCGCACTTTTACGTATAACCGTGATGATGCGGGTTTTTTAACTGTGAAAGACGATTTTGCCTTTAAAACCAATCAGAAATTTGAGTTTACACTGATAACCCGCGCCCAGTGGAAACAAATAGCCCCAAACCAGATTGAGTTTGATGGCAAAACACAAAAAATGATAGCTACCATCAGCACCAAAAGCGGCTTCGCCGTAAAGGCCGAAACTATTGTGGAAGATGCACCTGCCTTTAAGCGGATAGGTATTGTATTGCCACCAGCAGAAGCAGGGGCAATAACGGTAACTTTTAGGCCTGTAAAATAA
- a CDS encoding DUF5017 domain-containing protein, whose product MRNRYFIITALLLACVACSKQIAVKPVTFDAASFKNNGTATTTFTNKDTVQFRFTGNPDEITFFSGEAGKNYDYRNRTSVAGTPNLQFSTIRATGAQANSLAVLVSTDFKGVVANMVYGVLTRDTVTTNANIAAATWTDITGRATLSTGATTAVASGVIDLSDFLTQAKPVYIAFKYTATAGTIQNKWTVSALSVNNVLADGSSYVVANLNAPTTSYTNYGNVTYAPGWAVSYDVAKNANKYAWVFTDKTSLVITGATTVPLATAPAEAWAVMGPVDLTRVTPDAGVAIKAISATLTGYSYNYTTAGTYNAVFVASNVTNSGISSVVKTIPVTVTP is encoded by the coding sequence ATGCGCAATAGATATTTTATTATAACAGCACTATTACTGGCCTGCGTGGCCTGTAGTAAACAAATAGCAGTAAAGCCCGTAACGTTTGATGCCGCCAGTTTTAAAAACAACGGCACCGCAACAACAACCTTTACCAATAAAGATACCGTTCAATTTCGTTTTACAGGTAACCCGGATGAGATCACATTTTTCTCGGGCGAGGCCGGGAAAAACTATGATTACCGGAACCGTACCAGCGTTGCAGGTACACCTAATTTACAGTTTAGCACCATCAGGGCAACGGGTGCGCAGGCTAATTCGTTAGCGGTACTGGTATCAACAGATTTTAAGGGCGTAGTGGCCAATATGGTTTATGGTGTACTAACCCGCGACACGGTTACTACCAATGCCAACATAGCAGCCGCCACCTGGACGGATATTACCGGCCGCGCAACACTTTCTACCGGAGCCACTACAGCCGTGGCCTCGGGAGTTATTGATCTGTCGGATTTTTTAACACAAGCCAAGCCCGTTTACATTGCCTTTAAATACACCGCCACAGCCGGAACCATCCAAAATAAATGGACGGTTAGTGCATTATCGGTTAACAATGTACTGGCCGACGGCAGCAGCTACGTTGTGGCCAATTTAAATGCGCCTACAACATCGTACACCAATTATGGTAATGTAACTTACGCACCGGGTTGGGCTGTATCATACGATGTGGCAAAAAACGCCAACAAATACGCCTGGGTTTTTACCGACAAAACATCGTTAGTAATAACCGGGGCAACTACCGTACCCCTTGCCACAGCCCCGGCAGAGGCATGGGCAGTAATGGGCCCGGTTGATTTAACACGTGTTACACCGGATGCAGGTGTTGCTATCAAGGCAATTTCGGCAACGTTAACTGGTTACTCCTACAATTACACTACAGCAGGTACGTATAATGCTGTATTTGTAGCATCAAACGTTACTAACAGCGGTATCAGCAGCGTTGTTAAAACAATACCTGTAACGGTTACTCCCTAA